One genomic segment of Gottschalkia acidurici 9a includes these proteins:
- a CDS encoding EamA family transporter, whose product MWFLYAILSAVFAALTSVLAKIGIENVNSNLATAIRTIVILIVAWGMVFITGSQTGIKDISQKSMIFLVLSGLATGLSWLFYFKAIQIGQVSKVVPIDKFSIVLTIVLAFIILKEPITTKAIIGGTLITAGTFVMIL is encoded by the coding sequence ATGTGGTTTTTGTACGCTATTCTTTCAGCTGTTTTTGCAGCTCTGACTTCAGTTCTAGCTAAGATAGGTATTGAAAATGTTAACTCAAATCTTGCTACTGCAATTAGAACTATAGTAATATTAATTGTTGCATGGGGTATGGTTTTTATTACTGGTTCACAAACTGGGATAAAAGACATATCTCAAAAAAGTATGATCTTTCTAGTGTTATCCGGACTTGCCACAGGTCTATCATGGCTTTTTTATTTTAAAGCAATACAAATAGGACAGGTATCAAAAGTTGTTCCTATTGACAAGTTCAGTATTGTGCTTACAATAGTATTAGCATTTATTATTTTAAAGGAACCTATAACAACTAAGGCTATTATAGGTGGAACATTGATTACAGCTGGTACTTTTGTAATGATATTATAA